Proteins encoded together in one Impatiens glandulifera chromosome 1, dImpGla2.1, whole genome shotgun sequence window:
- the LOC124920736 gene encoding G-type lectin S-receptor-like serine/threonine-protein kinase At2g19130, whose protein sequence is MMDGIRRKNHSFFFFFLLCFSSINRLSHGGNTISANETLSGDQTIISSSGIFVLGFFNPGNSTKNYIGMWYNNITPQTVVWVANRETPISDRYSSSLRILNGSLVLLNESQSPIWSTTHDTPNFSPPLEAILGDDGNLVLKDRSNSTVWQSFDHPVHTWLPGGKISYNKRTNTHQILTSWKNSEDPSPGLYSLELDANNSQYLIKWNRSEQYWTSGPWNGEIFSLVPEMRNTFLYNFTYVSNENESYFTYSMYNPNVVSRFYMDVTGQVKQVSLVSGVGWNLFWSQPRQQCEVYAYCGTFGACNQITLPFCNCLKGFNPKSPNDWNLEDFSDGCVRNIELQQCGNTNGKKDGFRMLPGMGLPEKSVSWSVGSEKECEASCLNNCSCTAYAYDNGCLIWVEGLLNLQQLSQNDGNGRSIYIRLAAGELPSGKRMTGKLIGAVVGSVFVAVLCLVLFVIWWVRKRSVGKSKMEGSLIAFVYRDLQNATKNFSEKLGGGGFGSVFKGMLPDSTLIAVKRLDSISQGEKQFRMEVSTIGTVQHVNLVRLRGFCSQGDKKLLVYDYMPNGSLDSILFHKTLDWKKRQQIAIGTARGLAYLHEECRDCIVHCDIKPENILLDSEFFPKVADFGLAKLIGRDFSRVLTTMRGTRGYLAPEWISGLAITAKADVYSYGMMLFELISGRRNSEGSEDGKVKFFPTWAANLAIEGGDILNILDVRLNRETVDPEEVRRICRVACWCIQDEESDRPTMGQVVQILEGVIDVNQPPIPRSLQVIVDSGEDIVFFTESSESSSSNKSSQVRSNTSSNHSQLKGTATLLMNSGA, encoded by the coding sequence ATGATGGATGGTATCAGGAGAAAGAATCacagcttcttcttcttcttcctcctctgtTTCTCATCTATTAACCGTCTCTCCCATGGCGGCAACACCATCTCTGCAAATGAAACCCTTTCCGGAGACCAAACAATCATTTCATCAAGTGGGATCTTTGTATTGGGTTTCTTCAACCCAGGTAACTCCACCAAAAACTACATAGGAATGTGGTACAACAATATCACACCGCAAACCGTAGTTTGGGTAGCAAACAGAGAAACACCCATCTCAGATAGATACTCTTCTTCCCTAAGAATCCTCAACGGCAGTTTAGTTCTTCTCAACGAATCTCAATCACCCATCTGGTCTACCACTCACGACACCCCCAATTTCTCACCTCCATTAGAAGCGATCTTGGGTGATGATGGTAATTTGGTTTTAAAAGACAGGTCAAACTCGACTGTCTGGCAAAGCTTTGATCACCCAGTTCATACATGGTTACCCGGAGGAAAGATTTCATATAACAAACGAACTAACACCCATCAAATCCTCACTTCCTGGAAAAACTCTGAAGATCCTTCCCCTGGTTTATATTCACTTGAACTGGATGCTAATAACAGTCAATATCTTATTAAATGGAATCGATCGGAGCAGTACTGGACTAGCGGACCATGGAATGGTGAGATCTTTAGTTTGGTCCCTGAAATGAGGAATACGTTTCTCTACAACTTCACCTATGTTAGTAATGAGAATGAATCTTACTTTACTTATTCCATGTATAACCCTAATGTTGTTTCTCGTTTCTATATGGATGTAACTGGGCAAGTTAAGCAAGTATCGTTAGTTAGTGGCGTTGGATGGAATTTGTTCTGGTCTCAGCCACGACAACAGTGTGAAGTTTATGCTTATTGTGGAACTTTTGGAGCTTGTAATCAGATTACTCTTCCGTTCTGCAATTGCTTGAAGGGTTTTAATCCGAAGTCACCGAATGATTGGAATCTCGAAGATTTTTCCGATGGTTGTGTTAGGAACATCGAATTGCAGCAATGTGGGAATACTAATGGTAAGAAAGATGGGTTCAGGATGTTACCAGGTATGGGATTGCCGGAGAAATCAGTTTCTTGGTCGGTTGGAAGTGAAAAGGAATGTGAAGCTTCCTGTCTGAATAACTGTTCCTGCACTGCTTATGCTTACGACAATGGATGTTTGATTTGGGTTGAAGGACTCTTGAATCTGCAGCAGTTATCTCAGAACGACGGTAATGGAAGGAGTATTTATATCAGACTTGCCGCCGGCGAGCTTCCTAGTGGCAAGAGAATGACCGGGAAATTGATCGGTGCTGTTGTGGGTTCTGTTTTTGTAGCTGTTTTGTGTCTGGTTTTGTTTGTTATTTGGTGGGTGAGGAAGAGATCGGTTGGAAAGTCGAAGATGGAAGGGTCTTTGATTGCGTTTGTATATAGAGATTTGCAAAACGCAACTAAAAACTTCTCTGAGAAATTGGGTGGAGGTGGATTTGGGTCTGTTTTTAAAGGGATGTTGCCTGATTCAACTTTGATAGCCGTTAAGAGACTCGATAGTATTAGTCAAGGAGAGAAACAGTTTCGAATGGAAGTAAGCACTATTGGTACCGTTCAACACGTTAACCTGGTCCGCCTTCGCGGGTTTTGCTCCCAAGGCGACAAGAAACTGCTCGTCTACGATTACATGCCAAACGGTTCACTCGATTCCATTCTTTTCCACAAAACCCTGGACTGGAAGAAACGTCAGCAAATCGCAATCGGAACTGCGCGTGGCCTGGCTTATTTACACGAGGAATGTCGAGATTGCATCGTCCACTGCGATATAAAGCCTGAAAACATCCTTCTGGATTCTGAATTCTTCCCGAAGGTGGCTGATTTCGGGCTGGCTAAGCTAATTGGTCGAGATTTCAGCAGGGTTTTGACTACAATGAGAGGAACTAGAGGCTATCTTGCTCCTGAATGGATATCAGGACTAGCTATAACGGCAAAAGCGGATGTTTATAGCTATGGGATGATGTTATTCGAGTTGATATCGGGAAGGAGGAACTCGGAAGGTTCTGAAGATGGGAAGGTCAAGTTTTTTCCAACTTGGGCGGCCAATTTGGCTATAGAAGGGGGTGATATTTTGAACATTTTGGATGTTAGATTGAATAGAGAGACTGTTGATCCTGAGGAGGTGCGGAGAATTTGTAGGGTGGCTTGTTGGTGCATACAAGACGAGGAAAGCGATAGGCCGACAATGGGACAAGTTGTTCAGATTCTTGAAGGGGTTATCGATGTTAACCAGCCTCCGATTCCTCGGTCTCTTCAAGTTATTGTGGATAGTGGGGAAGATATAGTTTTCTTTACAGAATCATCGGAGTCGTCGTCTTCAAACAAAAGCTCGCAAGTTCGAAGTAATACTTCCTCTAATCATTCGCAGCTCAAAGGCACTGCTACATTGTTGATGAATTCTGGGGCCTAA
- the LOC124932849 gene encoding uncharacterized protein LOC124932849, whose amino-acid sequence MKNKLLVCFRPPVDVVESESEAVEVSVNTTTTIHRSSLRKSKSLMIKSNTKLEAENETKNIKHRKKTNRSISGSFEGAVVGHSLKRSSSLMSKSKENKKLLMGGGAESRSGSRWMVYLILVISFVTTVLYGRVYSVLVTCSCLILCFPRLKTSSLSTRSGRFQDQGIGIDKKGILS is encoded by the exons atgaagaacaagtTACTTGTCTGCTTCCGGCCACCGGTTGACGTTGTCGAATCGGAGTCGGAAGCAGTTGAGGTCTCCGTCAACACTACTACTACTATTCATCGGTCCTCGCTCAGAAAATCCAAGAGTTTGATGATTAAATCAAACACTAAATTGGAGGCAGAGAACGAAACCAAGAACATTAAACATAGGAAGAAGACAAACCGGTCGATTTCAGGTTCTTTTGAAGGTGCCGTGGTTGGGCATTCATTG AAGAGATCATCATCATTAATGAGTAAGAGTAAAGAgaataagaaattattaatgggtGGTGGTGCTGAATCGAGGTCAGGATCGAGATGGATGGTTTATTTGATTCTTGTGATCAGTTTTGTAACGACGGTATTGTATGGTAGGGTTTACTCTGTTTTGGTAACTTGTTCTTGCCTTATTCTCTGTTTCCCTCGTTTGAAGACATCATCATTGAGCACTAGAAGTGGAAGATTTCAAGATCAGGGAATTGGGATTGACAAGAAAGGGATTCTTTCATGA